Genomic DNA from Marispirochaeta aestuarii:
TTCTAACCAGCCATTCCGAGAAGGAGATGGTGGAAAAGGTGCGGGGAATTACTCGCTATGGATATGTCTTAAAAAGTTCCGGAGAGTTTGTGTTGATGGAAGCCATTCACATGGCCTTTGAACTCTTTGAGTCCCGGCGCATAGTGAAGGAGCGGGAAGAACTGTTCCGCTATATCATTGAACACAATCCCAACGATATAGCTGTTTTTGACACAGAGCTGCGCTACCTGTACGGGAGCAGGCGCTACCTGCAGGATTTCAACGTGAACCTTGATTCCATAATAGGCAAAAGCCATTATGAAGTGTTTCCTGATATCCCGCCGAAATGGCGGGAGGTCCACCGGCGGGCCCTGCAGGGGGAAGTTCTGAGTAACGACTATGACTATTATGAAAGAAAGGATGGTTCAATCGTCTATTCGCGCTGGGAATGTCGCCCCTGGTACAACAGCGACAGCTCAGTGGGAGGCATCATTATCTATTCCGAGGAACTGAATACCGTGGAGCCCCGCGAAGGGTCGGTAACCCGGGAGGGGCCGTATCGCGAACTTTTTGAGAAGGCCCCGGTGGGTATCTTTCTGACCAGTTCCTCCGGAGAAGCCCTGCAGGTAAACTGGACAATGGCAGATATCCTCGAAGCCTCGTCTCCCCGGGAGGCGCTTTCCTTTTTCTCTGATCTTGAAAGCGGACTCTACGTTCGGGCTGAAAAGCGCCGGGAGCTGCTGAAGGTCCTGGAGGAATCGGGGAGGGTGGATGATTTTGAACTGCAGGTTAAAACATTGAAAGGAAATCTGCGGTGGCTGAATATCAGCGCCAGGGCCAGGGATATCCAGGCGGACGGAAGCTTCCTGATCGACGGTTCCGCTCAGGATATAACCCGTGTAAAGGAGGCGGAAAAACGGCTTACCAGGGAGCGACACTACTTATCCACCATTCTGCATACCAGCCTGGACGGCTTCTGGGTTCTCGATATGGAGGGCCGGGTTGTTGATGTGAACGAAGCATACCTTGCCATGTCGGGCTATTCCCGAGAAGAGTTCCTGGGAATGAGTATATCCGATATTGATGCCGATGAGGCCCCAGAGCTAACGCGGGAAAGAATCAAACGGATTCTATCCGTCGGATCGGAACACTTCCAGACCAATCATCGCCGCAGGAACGGAAGCGTCTTTACCGTGGATATCTCGGCATCCTACATCGACTCCGACGACGGCCGGCTCGTCTGCTTCTGCCGGGACGTGACGGAACCGCTCCGGGCTAAGAATGAGATGCACAACCTGAATCAGGAACTTCAGCAGACCCTGAAAGAGCGGGAGTTTCTGGTACGTGAGATAATCCACCGGGTAAAGAACAACCTGCAGATGATCAGCTCCCTGGTCAGCTTGAAGGAGTCCTCCTCAGGAACCAACCTGTCGGATATAAAGGGCCAGATTGACGCCATCCGGATCGTCCATGAACTTCTTTACCAGAGCAGCGATTTAAGCAGCATCTCCTTTAACGAGTACTGCAGTGATCTTCTGGGGAGTATCTTTGACGGATTTTCGGGACGGGAGGTAAAAGTTCTGAATACTGTGGACGAGATTCGACTCCCCGCCAAAATGGCGATACCCCTCGGGCTGATTGTGAACGAGATAGCCATAAATGCCGTGAAATACGCCTTCTCTGATTCTGTGGAGGCAGTGTTCAGCATAGATCT
This window encodes:
- a CDS encoding PAS domain S-box protein, whose protein sequence is MSKKILIVEDEALIAMATAGAIAKHDYKTQTVFNGEAAVAAVDEDPEISLVLMDIDLGRGMDGTQAAEQILENHEIPVIFLTSHSEKEMVEKVRGITRYGYVLKSSGEFVLMEAIHMAFELFESRRIVKEREELFRYIIEHNPNDIAVFDTELRYLYGSRRYLQDFNVNLDSIIGKSHYEVFPDIPPKWREVHRRALQGEVLSNDYDYYERKDGSIVYSRWECRPWYNSDSSVGGIIIYSEELNTVEPREGSVTREGPYRELFEKAPVGIFLTSSSGEALQVNWTMADILEASSPREALSFFSDLESGLYVRAEKRRELLKVLEESGRVDDFELQVKTLKGNLRWLNISARARDIQADGSFLIDGSAQDITRVKEAEKRLTRERHYLSTILHTSLDGFWVLDMEGRVVDVNEAYLAMSGYSREEFLGMSISDIDADEAPELTRERIKRILSVGSEHFQTNHRRRNGSVFTVDISASYIDSDDGRLVCFCRDVTEPLRAKNEMHNLNQELQQTLKEREFLVREIIHRVKNNLQMISSLVSLKESSSGTNLSDIKGQIDAIRIVHELLYQSSDLSSISFNEYCSDLLGSIFDGFSGREVKVLNTVDEIRLPAKMAIPLGLIVNEIAINAVKYAFSDSVEAVFSIDLSPDGEEEGFLFSLENNGPPFPEDIDLENPETLGLRLISALTDQIGGSLELRKSPSPRFCIRIPRSSITE